One Vitis riparia cultivar Riparia Gloire de Montpellier isolate 1030 chromosome 4, EGFV_Vit.rip_1.0, whole genome shotgun sequence genomic window carries:
- the LOC117913391 gene encoding 2-(3-amino-3-carboxypropyl)histidine synthase subunit 1 — translation MEQQRDTVLVPSQNPNPVSFTKKSSSSSGPKRFVKNQIPDSIINNAALNAAIALLPSNYNFEVHKCVWRILSSRAKRVALQFPEGLLMYSLHLSDIFTSFAGADDCLVLGDVTYGACCVDDLSAAALEADLLIHYGHSCLVPIDATSIPCLYVFVEIAIDVDLLIGTVKLNLPPSGQIVLAGTIQFSSAIRAAKPELEKAGFRVLIPQSKPLSAGEVLGCTAPKISKTSFISDDVVVVFVADGRFHLEAFMIANPAIKAYRYDPYIGRLLLEEYDHKGMKDSRKNAILKAREGKNWGIVLGTLGRQGNPRILNRLQDRMREKGFSWTVVLMSEISPARVLLFGDSVDAWIQIACPRLSIDWGDAFGKPLLNPFEAEIALGFIPGWWEKASIANSDCIKNGLCCNDNCDNGVCAKDKVDVSQDYPMDYYAQDGGEWNSSYAKKSTRPSRRNVSSCTGNGAIS, via the coding sequence ATGGAGCAGCAGAGAGACACGGTTCTTGTACCCtctcaaaaccctaaccccGTCTCTTTCACTAAGAAATCGTCATCTTCTTCAGGGCCGAAACGCTTCGTGAAGAACCAGATTCCTGACTCCATCATCAACAATGCTGCTCTCAACGCCGCCATTGCTCTTCTCCCTTCCAACTACAACTTCGAGGTCCACAAGTGCGTGTGGCGAATCCTCTCCTCACGCGCCAAGCGCGTCGCCCTCCAGTTTCCCGAAGGTCTCCTCATGTACTCCCTCCACCTCTCTGACATCTTCACCTCCTTCGCCGGCGCCGACGACTGCCTCGTCCTCGGTGACGTCACCTACGGTGCCTGCTGCGTCGACGACCTCTCCGCCGCCGCCCTTGAGGCTGACCTCCTCATTCACTACGGCCACAGCTGCCTCGTCCCCATCGATGCTACCTCCATCCCATGCCTCTATGTCTTTGTCGAAATCGCCATCGATGTGGACCTCCTCATTGGTACGGTGAAGCTCAATCTCCCTCCCTCCGGGCAAATCGTCCTTGCCGGAACAATTCAATTCTCCTCGGCCATCCGTGCTGCCAAGCCCGAGCTGGAGAAGgcggggtttagggttttgattcCACAATCGAAACCCTTGTCTGCGGGGGAGGTTCTAGGTTGCACTGCGCCGAAGATCTCCAAAACATCCTTTATCTCTGATGACGTTGTTGTTGTGTTTGTTGCGGATGGGAGGTTTCATCTGGAGGCTTTTATGATAGCGAATCCGGCCATTAAAGCTTACCGATATGATCCTTACATTGGGCGTTTGTTGTTGGAGGAGTATGATCACAAGGGCATGAAGGATTCGAGGAAAAATGCGATTTTGAAAGCGAGGGAGGGGAAGAATTGGGGCATTGTGCTGGGGACATTGGGGAGGCAGGGGAATCCGAGGATTCTTAATAGGTTGCAGGATAGAATGAGGGAAAAGGGTTTCTCTTGGACGGTGGTTTTGATGTCTGAGATATCTCCAGCAAGGGTGTTACTGTTTGGGGACTCTGTGGATGCTTGGATTCAGATTGCTTGTCCTCGGCTCTCCATTGATTGGGGTGATGCTTTTGGGAAGCCGTTATTGAATCCATTTGAGGCTGAGATTGCTCTTGGTTTTATACCTGGTTGGTGGGAGAAAGCTTCAATAGCTAATTCAGATTGCATCAAGAATGGATTGTGTTGTAATGATAACTGTGACAATGGTGTTTGTGCAAAAGACAAGGTTGATGTTTCCCAAGACTATCCAATGGATTATTATGCCCAGGATGGAGGGGAATGGAATTCCTCTTATGCCAAAAAGTCGACCCGGCCTTCTCGGAGAAATGTTTCATCTTGTACCGGTAATGGTGCCATCTCCTAA